Proteins from a genomic interval of Quercus lobata isolate SW786 chromosome 11, ValleyOak3.0 Primary Assembly, whole genome shotgun sequence:
- the LOC115969184 gene encoding uncharacterized protein At4g06744-like gives MASISLLIRQFIYTSLIFLPCLLCVNSTCSCSPSPPPLPSLDFNLTFEDIRLAVVYPIIQSFKKTITADPFNKTKTWVGSDICNKYEGFFCDIPPDNSSAKALAAIDFNGFQLAAPTLEGFIDQLPDLAIFHANTNNFSGIISPNISNLPYFYELDISNNRFFGEFPQAVLGMNNISFLDIRYNFFTGTVPQQVFMQTLDVLFINNNNFKRQPLPQNLGFTSALYLTFANNKFTGPIPRSIGNASSTLLEVLFLNNQLTGCIPYEIGLLQKATVFDAGNNFLTGPLPWSLGCLDSIEQLNFAGNFLYGEVPEVVCLLGNLLNLSLSDNYFTHVGPVCRKLIKKRVLDVRDNCIYGLPDQKSLGECWWFFFYSRFWHCQYPWWLSTYVPCKTYTPFKKAPPVGSKRRLMSYAALGRERL, from the coding sequence ATGGCAAGCATTTCTCTACTTATTAGACAATTTATCTACACCTCCCTCATCTTCCTTCCATGCCTTCTCTGCGTAAACTCCACATGCTCATGCTCACCATCACCACCTCCACTTCCTTCACTGGACTTTAATTTAACCTTCGAAGACATAAGGCTCGCCGTTGTCTACCCAATAATCCAAAGTTTCAAGAAGACAATCACTGCAGACCCCTTTAACAAAACCAAAACTTGGGTTGGTTCAGACATATGCAACAAGTACGAGGGCTTCTTCTGTGATATCCCACCGGACAATAGTTCCGCCAAGGCCCTCGCCGCCATTGATTTCAATGGCTTTCAGCTTGCAGCCCCTACTCTTGAAGGTTTCATAGACCAACTTCCTGACCTTGCAATCTTCCATGCCAACACCAACAACTTTTCTGGTATTATTTCACCAAATATCTCAAACCTCCCATATTTCTACGAGCTTGATATAAGTAACAACAGATTTTTTGGGGAATTTCCACAAGCAGTGTTGGGCATGAACAATATATCATTCTTGGACATCCGGTACAATTTCTTTACTGGGACAGTGCCAcaacaagttttcatgcaaaccCTAGATGTACTTTtcattaacaacaacaatttcaaaagGCAGCCTCTCCCTCAGAACCTTGGCTTCACCTCTGCACTCTACCTCACATTTGCAAACAACAAATTCACCGGTCCAATCCCACGAAGCATAGGAAATGCTTCATCAACATTGCTCGAAGTGTTATTCTTGAACAACCAATTAACCGGTTGTATTCCCTACGAAATTGGATTGTTACAAAAGGCCACAGTCTTTGATGCCGGAAACAACTTTCTGACTGGGCCTTTGCCGTGGTCGCTAGGCTGCTTGGATAGTATTGAGCAGCTGAACTTTGCTGGAAACTTTCTCTATGGAGAGGTGCCTGAGGTGGTGTGTCTACTAGGGAACCTGTTGAATCTTTCACTGTCAGATAACTATTTTACTCATGTTGGACCTGTGTGTAGGAAGCtgataaaaaaaagggttcttGATGTAAGGGACAATTGCATTTATGGTCTCCCTGATCAGAAATCTTTGGGGGAGTGCTGGTGGTTCTTCTTCTACTCTAGATTCTGGCACTGCCAATACCCTTGGTGGTTGAGTACTTATGTTCCTTGTAAAACTTATACTCCCTTTAAAAAAGCTCCTCCAGTGGGGTCCAAGAGAAGATTGATGTCTTATGCTGCTCTTGGAAGAGAGAGATTGTGA